A genomic window from Cupriavidus basilensis includes:
- a CDS encoding ABC transporter ATP-binding protein, with amino-acid sequence MSTPALSLDNVTCTFVSRDDRSQRYTAVKETTLDIQPGEFVSVVGPTGCGKSTLLNVGAGLLQPSIGEVRVFGEPLRGINTRAGYMFQAEALMPWRSALDNVIAGLEFRGMARAQAQREGEAWLRRVGLGGFGDRYPHQLSGGMRKRVSLAQTLILDPDIILMDEPFSALDIQTRQLMENEVLELWAAKRKAVLFITHDLDEAIAMSDRVVVLSAGPGTHPIGEFAIDLPRPRDVAEIRNHPRFIELHAAIWDVLREEVLKGYAQQRKVA; translated from the coding sequence ATGAGCACTCCCGCACTTTCCCTCGACAACGTCACCTGCACCTTCGTCTCCCGCGACGACCGTAGCCAGCGCTATACCGCCGTCAAGGAGACCACCCTGGACATCCAGCCCGGCGAGTTCGTCTCCGTGGTGGGGCCGACCGGCTGCGGCAAGTCCACCTTGCTGAATGTGGGGGCCGGCTTGCTGCAGCCTTCGATCGGCGAGGTACGGGTGTTCGGCGAGCCGCTGCGCGGCATCAACACCCGCGCCGGCTACATGTTCCAGGCCGAGGCCCTGATGCCGTGGCGCAGCGCGCTCGACAACGTCATTGCCGGGCTTGAGTTCCGCGGCATGGCGCGTGCCCAAGCGCAGCGGGAGGGCGAGGCCTGGCTGCGCCGCGTCGGCCTGGGCGGGTTTGGCGACCGCTATCCGCACCAGCTCTCCGGCGGCATGCGCAAGCGCGTGAGCCTGGCCCAGACGCTGATACTGGATCCGGACATCATCCTGATGGACGAGCCATTCTCCGCGCTCGACATCCAGACCCGCCAGTTGATGGAAAACGAGGTGCTGGAGTTGTGGGCGGCCAAGCGCAAGGCAGTACTGTTCATCACCCACGATCTTGACGAGGCCATCGCCATGAGCGATCGCGTGGTGGTGCTGTCGGCCGGTCCCGGCACGCACCCGATCGGCGAGTTCGCCATCGATCTGCCGCGTCCGCGCGACGTGGCCGAGATCCGCAACCATCCCCGCTTCATCGAGCTGCACGCGGCCATCTGGGACGTGCTGCGCGAGGAAGTCCTCAAGGGCTACGCGCAGCAGCGCAAAGTGGCCTGA
- a CDS encoding ABC transporter substrate-binding protein, whose product MYNKKFWKQALLALALFLAGWFTFGGYAQAQGKPEKTKVTIAVGGKNLFYYLPLTIAERLGYFKDEGLDVEIVDFAGGAKALQAVVGGSADVVSGAYEHTINLQAKGQQYQEFVLQGRAPQIVLVVSNKTMPNFKSVADLKGKKIGVTAPGSSTNMMANFVLAKAGLKASDVSFIGVGASAGAVAAMRSGQIDAMANLDPVVSMLTQKNEVHIASDTRTLKDTQAVFGGNMPSGCLYASTAFIQQNPNTTQAMTNAMVRALKWLQKAGPSDIVKTVPESYLLGDRALYLSAWEKVKEAISPDGTMPADGPKTALNTLQQFDPDLKGKAIKLENTFTNTFVQKANAKYK is encoded by the coding sequence ATGTATAACAAGAAATTCTGGAAGCAGGCGCTGCTCGCGCTGGCGCTGTTCCTTGCGGGCTGGTTCACCTTTGGCGGCTACGCCCAGGCACAGGGCAAGCCCGAGAAGACCAAGGTCACCATCGCCGTGGGCGGCAAGAACCTGTTCTATTACCTGCCGCTGACCATTGCCGAGCGCCTCGGCTACTTCAAGGATGAAGGGCTCGACGTCGAGATCGTCGACTTCGCCGGCGGTGCCAAGGCGCTGCAGGCCGTGGTGGGCGGCAGCGCCGATGTGGTTTCCGGCGCCTACGAGCACACTATCAACCTGCAGGCCAAGGGCCAGCAGTACCAGGAATTCGTGCTGCAGGGCCGCGCCCCGCAGATCGTGCTGGTGGTCTCCAACAAGACCATGCCCAACTTCAAGTCGGTGGCCGATCTCAAGGGCAAGAAGATCGGCGTGACCGCGCCGGGCTCCTCCACCAACATGATGGCCAACTTCGTGCTGGCAAAAGCCGGCCTGAAGGCATCGGACGTCTCCTTCATCGGTGTCGGCGCCAGCGCTGGCGCGGTGGCGGCCATGCGCTCCGGCCAGATCGACGCGATGGCCAACCTCGATCCGGTGGTGTCGATGCTGACCCAGAAGAACGAAGTGCACATCGCCTCTGACACCCGCACGCTGAAGGACACCCAGGCTGTCTTCGGCGGCAATATGCCGTCGGGTTGTCTGTACGCGTCCACCGCCTTTATCCAGCAGAACCCGAACACCACGCAGGCCATGACCAACGCCATGGTGCGCGCGCTCAAGTGGCTGCAGAAGGCAGGCCCGTCGGACATCGTCAAGACCGTGCCGGAAAGCTACCTGCTGGGCGACCGCGCGCTGTACCTGTCCGCCTGGGAAAAGGTCAAGGAAGCCATCTCGCCGGACGGCACCATGCCGGCCGACGGTCCCAAGACCGCGCTCAACACGTTGCAACAGTTCGACCCGGACCTGAAGGGCAAGGCCATCAAGCTGGAAAACACCTTCACCAACACCTTCGTGCAGAAGGCGAACGCCAAGTACAAGTAA
- a CDS encoding Bug family tripartite tricarboxylate transporter substrate binding protein, which produces MPRNPASAIARPQSFQCASGARRKTLAAAVALAAAGLAGTAAWAQDGAYPTRPVTLVVSAAAGGTTDLAARMISEPLSKALGQPVVVDNRPGGSGGIAAQTVARAKPDGYTLMVQYSGYQVISPLLVKNAWDPVKDFSPVANILSAPQVLVVRPSLPVKTLKELVAYAKANPDKLNYASSGNGSLQHVSTELLNQMAGIRITHVPYKGTGPAMTDLLGGSVDLTITTPPPLMGHIAGGKLRALVVTSKQRLPSLKDVPSAPEAGYPDLDVSSWFAMYAPAGTPKPIIDKLAGEIERIMQTEAFRKKAEELGAEAKFMGPQQLATYQRNELVRWAKVIKAADIHAE; this is translated from the coding sequence ATGCCTCGCAATCCGGCATCCGCCATCGCACGTCCCCAATCGTTCCAGTGTGCATCCGGCGCGCGCCGCAAGACGCTCGCCGCCGCCGTGGCGCTGGCTGCCGCCGGCCTGGCCGGCACCGCCGCATGGGCGCAGGACGGCGCCTACCCGACGCGCCCGGTCACGTTGGTGGTGTCCGCCGCTGCCGGCGGCACGACCGACCTGGCCGCGCGCATGATCTCCGAGCCCCTGTCCAAGGCCCTCGGGCAGCCGGTGGTAGTGGACAACCGCCCCGGTGGCTCGGGCGGCATTGCCGCGCAGACGGTGGCGCGCGCCAAGCCGGATGGCTACACCCTGATGGTGCAGTACTCGGGCTACCAGGTCATCTCGCCGCTGCTGGTGAAGAACGCGTGGGACCCTGTGAAGGATTTCTCCCCGGTCGCCAACATCCTCTCGGCGCCGCAGGTGCTGGTGGTGCGCCCGAGCTTGCCGGTGAAGACGCTCAAGGAACTGGTGGCCTATGCCAAGGCCAACCCCGACAAGCTCAACTACGCGTCGTCGGGCAACGGCTCGCTGCAGCATGTTTCCACCGAATTGCTGAACCAGATGGCCGGCATCCGGATCACCCATGTCCCATACAAAGGCACCGGCCCGGCCATGACCGACCTGCTGGGCGGTTCGGTGGATCTCACCATCACCACGCCGCCGCCCCTGATGGGGCATATCGCGGGCGGCAAGCTGCGAGCGCTGGTGGTCACCAGCAAGCAGCGCCTGCCCAGCCTGAAGGACGTTCCCTCCGCGCCGGAAGCGGGCTACCCCGATCTCGATGTGTCGTCCTGGTTCGCCATGTACGCGCCGGCCGGCACGCCCAAGCCGATCATCGACAAGCTCGCCGGCGAGATCGAGCGCATCATGCAGACCGAGGCTTTCCGCAAGAAGGCTGAGGAGCTCGGCGCCGAGGCGAAGTTCATGGGCCCGCAGCAACTCGCGACCTATCAGCGCAACGAGCTGGTCCGCTGGGCCAAGGTCATCAAGGCGGCCGACATCCACGCGGAATGA
- a CDS encoding hydroxymethylglutaryl-CoA lyase, which translates to MNASSMLRGPARIEINEVAPRDGLQIEPAVVPTDAKVAFLDALSACGFARIEATSFTSAKAIPALADAEAVMLRMQRGAGVRYTALVPNLRGLERALSCRPDELNLVMSASETHNRANLRMTRAQSQAQLLAMVEAANAAGVPVNVSLSTVFGCPFEGEVDADAVMALAESFAHAGAAGITLCDTTGMAYPTQVAALCERFQRSLPQAGLTIHLHNTRGMGLANALAAWQTGVTRFDAAAGGLGGCPFAPGASGNVSTEELVHMFDAMGVDTGVDLARLLDVVAGLPALVQRDTDSQLLRAGTRLRTHQAPAWLAEHFVGQG; encoded by the coding sequence ATGAACGCGTCATCCATGCTGCGCGGCCCGGCCCGCATCGAGATCAACGAAGTCGCACCGCGCGACGGCCTGCAGATCGAGCCGGCCGTGGTGCCGACCGATGCCAAGGTCGCCTTCCTCGACGCCTTGTCCGCCTGTGGCTTTGCACGCATCGAAGCCACGTCGTTTACCTCGGCCAAGGCCATCCCCGCGTTGGCCGATGCCGAGGCGGTCATGCTCCGCATGCAGCGCGGCGCGGGCGTGCGCTACACCGCGCTGGTGCCGAACCTGCGCGGCCTGGAGCGCGCGTTGTCGTGCCGGCCCGATGAGCTCAACCTGGTGATGTCGGCCAGCGAGACGCATAACCGCGCCAACCTGCGCATGACGCGCGCCCAGTCGCAAGCGCAGTTGCTGGCCATGGTCGAGGCGGCTAACGCGGCAGGTGTGCCGGTCAATGTTTCGCTGTCCACCGTGTTCGGCTGCCCCTTCGAGGGCGAGGTCGATGCCGATGCCGTGATGGCGCTGGCCGAGTCCTTCGCCCATGCCGGCGCGGCCGGTATCACGCTGTGCGACACCACCGGCATGGCGTATCCCACGCAGGTGGCGGCGCTGTGCGAGCGTTTCCAGCGAAGCCTGCCGCAGGCGGGCCTCACCATTCACCTGCACAACACCCGCGGCATGGGCCTGGCCAACGCGCTGGCCGCCTGGCAGACAGGCGTGACCCGCTTCGACGCCGCCGCCGGCGGTCTCGGCGGTTGCCCCTTTGCGCCCGGCGCCAGCGGCAACGTCAGCACCGAAGAGCTGGTGCATATGTTCGATGCCATGGGCGTGGACACCGGCGTGGACCTGGCGCGCCTGCTCGACGTGGTGGCGGGCTTGCCCGCGTTGGTCCAGCGTGACACCGACAGCCAGTTGCTGCGCGCGGGCACGCGCCTGCGCACGCACCAGGCGCCGGCCTGGCTGGCCGAGCATTTCGTCGGGCAGGGCTGA
- a CDS encoding CaiB/BaiF CoA transferase family protein, whose translation MARQILEGIRVLELGQLIAGPFAAKTLADFGAHVVKVEPPGHGDPLRKWRMLYEDTSVWWEAQSRNKQSICIDLRNPEGQAVVRKLAAEADVLIENFRPGTMEKWGLGYEALRAENPGLIMVRVSGYGQTGPKKDEPGFAAVAEAMGGLRYLTGEPGRAPVRAGLSLGDTIAGLHGALGVLLALYERDARGGEGQVIDVALYESLFNLSESLLPEYSAFGAVRQPAGGALPGIAPSNAYPCASGEYVLVAANGDAIFKRLMHAIGRADLGDDPALARNDGRVKRVDEIDAAITAWTRTQSVEDALVVLKQAEVPSGRIYTVKDISEDPHYRARGVIESVTAASGLSVEVPGIIPKLSASPGAIHDRAPTLGEHTDSVLAAAGFDAATIADMRARGVVA comes from the coding sequence ATGGCGCGACAGATCCTTGAAGGCATTCGGGTCCTCGAACTCGGGCAACTGATTGCCGGCCCCTTCGCCGCCAAGACCCTCGCCGATTTCGGCGCCCACGTGGTCAAGGTGGAGCCGCCCGGACACGGCGACCCGCTGCGCAAATGGCGCATGCTTTACGAGGACACCTCCGTCTGGTGGGAAGCGCAATCGCGCAACAAGCAATCCATCTGCATCGACCTGCGCAATCCGGAGGGGCAGGCCGTGGTGCGCAAGCTGGCCGCCGAGGCTGACGTGCTGATCGAGAACTTCCGTCCGGGCACCATGGAAAAATGGGGCCTGGGCTATGAAGCGCTGCGCGCGGAAAACCCCGGCCTGATCATGGTGCGCGTGTCCGGCTACGGCCAGACCGGCCCGAAGAAGGACGAGCCGGGCTTTGCGGCGGTGGCCGAGGCCATGGGCGGCCTGCGCTACCTCACGGGCGAGCCGGGCCGTGCCCCGGTGCGCGCCGGCCTGTCGCTAGGCGACACCATTGCTGGGCTGCATGGCGCGCTCGGCGTGCTGCTGGCGCTGTACGAGCGCGATGCGCGCGGCGGTGAAGGGCAGGTGATCGACGTGGCGCTGTACGAGTCGCTGTTCAACCTGAGCGAAAGCCTGCTGCCGGAGTATTCGGCGTTTGGTGCCGTGCGCCAGCCGGCTGGCGGCGCCTTGCCTGGCATCGCGCCGTCCAACGCCTATCCCTGCGCCAGTGGCGAGTACGTGCTGGTGGCCGCCAACGGAGACGCCATTTTCAAGCGCCTGATGCACGCGATCGGCCGCGCCGACCTGGGCGACGACCCGGCGCTCGCGCGCAACGACGGCCGCGTGAAACGCGTCGACGAGATCGATGCCGCCATCACCGCGTGGACCCGCACGCAAAGCGTGGAAGACGCGCTGGTGGTGCTCAAGCAGGCCGAAGTGCCATCCGGGCGCATCTACACCGTCAAGGACATCTCGGAAGACCCGCACTACCGTGCGCGCGGCGTGATCGAGAGCGTGACCGCGGCCAGCGGCCTGAGCGTCGAAGTGCCGGGCATCATCCCCAAGCTTTCGGCCAGCCCAGGCGCCATCCACGACCGTGCGCCCACGCTGGGCGAACACACGGACAGCGTGCTGGCGGCGGCCGGCTTCGACGCTGCCACCATCGCTGACATGCGCGCACGCGGGGTGGTGGCATGA
- a CDS encoding LysR family transcriptional regulator, whose translation MNLARFDLVTLGLFVAVARQGSISAGARQSHLAVAAASKRISDLEAAVGAPLFFRHAAGVQLTEAGQACFHHALTILQDVERMAGVMSDYASGVRGQVRVCANTSAITQFLPDDLATFMALHPTIRIELEEQNSSEIVAALVENRADVGIFADRTPSAGLVTVEYRQDELVLVTPPGHPLSERGPVRYADTLEYDFVSLPQVTSLAARLLEESSRLDRPFRLRIQVRSFDAMCRMVMAGLGVGVLPRIAAEPHVQSMGLSLVGLQDAWARRTLLIGMRDPAGLTVSARLLITHLCGDRAPF comes from the coding sequence ATGAATCTCGCCCGTTTCGACCTTGTCACGCTTGGCCTGTTCGTGGCCGTGGCCCGCCAGGGCAGCATTTCCGCCGGCGCGCGCCAGTCTCACCTGGCGGTGGCGGCTGCCAGCAAGCGCATTTCCGACCTGGAGGCCGCCGTTGGCGCGCCGCTGTTCTTTCGCCATGCGGCCGGGGTGCAGCTGACCGAGGCCGGGCAGGCCTGCTTCCATCATGCGCTGACCATCCTGCAGGACGTGGAGCGCATGGCCGGCGTGATGTCGGACTACGCCAGCGGCGTGCGCGGCCAGGTGCGTGTGTGCGCCAATACCTCGGCCATCACGCAGTTCCTGCCCGACGACCTGGCGACCTTCATGGCGCTGCATCCCACCATCCGCATCGAGCTCGAAGAGCAGAACAGCAGCGAGATCGTGGCCGCGCTGGTGGAAAACCGCGCGGACGTGGGCATCTTTGCCGACCGCACGCCCAGCGCGGGCCTGGTCACGGTGGAGTACCGGCAGGACGAACTGGTGCTGGTTACGCCGCCGGGCCATCCGCTGTCCGAGCGCGGACCCGTGCGCTATGCGGACACGCTGGAGTATGACTTCGTCAGTTTGCCGCAGGTCACCTCGCTGGCGGCTCGCTTGCTGGAGGAAAGCAGCCGGCTGGACCGGCCTTTCCGCTTGCGCATCCAGGTGCGCAGCTTCGACGCCATGTGCCGCATGGTGATGGCTGGGTTGGGCGTGGGTGTGCTGCCGCGCATCGCGGCCGAGCCGCATGTGCAGTCGATGGGTTTGTCGCTGGTGGGGCTGCAAGATGCGTGGGCCCGCCGCACGCTGCTGATCGGCATGCGTGACCCCGCGGGGCTGACGGTGTCCGCGCGGCTGCTCATCACCCATCTCTGCGGCGACCGCGCGCCGTTCTGA
- the recR gene encoding recombination mediator RecR — protein sequence MKGAPPTSLQALIEALRVLPGVGPKSAQRMAYHLLQHDREGARKLGDALRGAADGIKHCSRCNTFTEQEICSTCLDERRDASLLCVVETPSDQIMIEQTLTYRGQYFVLMGRLSPLDGIGPREIHLDRLLARATDPAMGGPVTEVIVATNFTSEGEATAHYVGEMLKARGLKVSRLARGVPVGGELEYVDAGTIARAVMDRRTV from the coding sequence ATGAAGGGTGCGCCCCCGACCTCGCTGCAGGCGCTGATCGAGGCGCTGCGGGTCTTGCCGGGCGTGGGGCCGAAGTCCGCCCAGCGCATGGCTTACCACCTGCTGCAGCACGACCGCGAGGGTGCCCGCAAGCTGGGCGACGCCTTGCGCGGTGCGGCCGACGGCATCAAGCATTGTTCGCGCTGCAATACCTTCACCGAGCAGGAAATCTGCTCGACCTGCCTAGACGAGCGGCGCGACGCCTCGCTGCTGTGCGTGGTGGAGACGCCGTCCGACCAGATCATGATCGAGCAGACGCTGACCTACCGCGGCCAGTATTTTGTGCTGATGGGCCGGCTCTCGCCGCTTGACGGCATCGGCCCGCGCGAAATCCACCTGGACCGGTTGCTGGCGCGCGCCACCGACCCCGCCATGGGCGGCCCGGTGACGGAGGTGATCGTCGCCACCAATTTCACGAGCGAAGGCGAGGCCACGGCGCACTATGTTGGCGAGATGCTGAAAGCGCGCGGCCTCAAGGTGTCGCGCCTGGCGCGCGGCGTGCCAGTGGGCGGCGAGCTCGAGTACGTCGATGCCGGCACCATTGCCCGCGCGGTGATGGACCGGCGCACGGTGTAG
- a CDS encoding antibiotic biosynthesis monooxygenase family protein: MILESAVLPVRPGQEAAFEAAFGQARHIIAGMPGFLGLELHRGIEQPSEYLLTVRWRTLEDHTEGFRGSPEYQQWKALLHHFYEPFPAVLHHLPVVSMTASGGAA, from the coding sequence ATGATTCTCGAATCCGCAGTGCTGCCGGTGCGCCCCGGCCAGGAAGCCGCCTTTGAAGCGGCCTTCGGGCAGGCGCGTCATATCATCGCGGGCATGCCGGGCTTTCTTGGGCTTGAGTTGCATCGCGGCATCGAGCAGCCATCGGAGTACCTGCTGACAGTGCGCTGGCGCACGCTGGAAGACCACACCGAGGGTTTTCGCGGCTCGCCGGAATACCAGCAGTGGAAAGCCTTGCTGCATCATTTCTATGAGCCGTTTCCCGCCGTGCTGCATCACTTGCCGGTGGTGAGCATGACTGCATCCGGGGGGGCGGCATGA